The Collibacillus ludicampi region ATCACGCGCTTTGCTGCTTCTCCCATCGTCCGGGTAGCGAACTTAAACACTTCGCGCCCGTTCATCTCGATGGCAGCCGTATGTTCTCGTTTCAGCAGTTCTGCTCCCGAACCGTCTGCCCCCAGTTCGAAAGAGAGAATGCCAAACTCTTCGGGTACTCGTTCAATGACTGCTGCGCCCGCACCGTCACCAAAAAGAACGCACGTGTTGCGATCCGTATAGTCAGTGATGGTTGAAAGGGTTTCCGCACCGATGACTAAGACTTTTTGATAAGCGCCTGTCATAATGAATTGTGCGGCTACACTAACCCCATAAACAAAACCGGAACATGTAGCTTCCAGGTCAAAACATGCGGCCTTGCTCGCACCGATCCGTTCTTGCACTAAACAAGCGGTAGGCGGAAATGTCAGATCGGGAGTTACAGACGCTACTATAATCATATCCAATTGTTCCGCAGCCACACCCGCGTCCAACAACGCACGTTCAGCCGCACGCGTAGCCAAGTCAGATGTGCGCTCTCCATCGGTGACGATTCTTCTTTCTCGAATCCCCGTCCGTGTCACAATCCATTCGTCGCTGGTATCCACCATCTTTTCCAAGTCGTGGTTCGTTAAACGTTTCTCCGGCAATGCCACTCCTATCCCTGTAATCCCTGCACGATACAGATTCACGTTACCTATCCCCCTTGATTCATTCGTTGCTTGATTTCAGTATACTACATTTTAGTATCAGATACTAATACTTATTAATAAAAAATGTCGCGCTTACATCTGGACTCTACCGTTAAGAAAAAGAAAGCCCGATGTGATCACGGGCTTTCGGTCTCCATTGACAACAAGCTCTTAACATCTTCATAACGAGGCAAGTCTTTAAAATGATGAACCTGTATCGTTCCGCCTTTTCCCTGAAAGGAAGGGATCGTCCAGATCTTCTCTTTTGCAACATATTCATATTTCTGTAGAAGTGAACGCTTATATGTGCCCGATTCCTTTTTTTCATGAAAATCCTGCAGGTTCAGGTTCAAACCTGTCAGAATTTCGTCGATCACTTTGGGATCGGCTAGATCTTTGCCTTCTCCAAAACGTGCACGAAACGCCGCTTCATGATAAGCCCACTGTTTTTCGGGAGAGAGTTCCGCCA contains the following coding sequences:
- a CDS encoding beta-ketoacyl-ACP synthase III; translated protein: MNLYRAGITGIGVALPEKRLTNHDLEKMVDTSDEWIVTRTGIRERRIVTDGERTSDLATRAAERALLDAGVAAEQLDMIIVASVTPDLTFPPTACLVQERIGASKAACFDLEATCSGFVYGVSVAAQFIMTGAYQKVLVIGAETLSTITDYTDRNTCVLFGDGAGAAVIERVPEEFGILSFELGADGSGAELLKREHTAAIEMNGREVFKFATRTMGEAAKRVMNKAGWESQDVNLLVPHQANVRIIEEARRRTGLKEEQVYVNIHKYGNTSSATIPIALREALDEGRLKTGDRVVLVAFGGGMTWAAMALVWGK
- a CDS encoding DsbA family oxidoreductase; protein product: MLKFIYDYNCPFCYSEIPMIKRFLSEGVTIEYIPWTMPEDADPPAKPEGYKETAKEALATMMAELELPYRPMRKTDTTLAHEAGFYVAELSPEKQWAYHEAAFRARFGEGKDLADPKVIDEILTGLNLNLQDFHEKKESGTYKRSLLQKYEYVAKEKIWTIPSFQGKGGTIQVHHFKDLPRYEDVKSLLSMETESP